A region of the Gouania willdenowi chromosome 1, fGouWil2.1, whole genome shotgun sequence genome:
TAGTGTTAAACAAATAGTCagaaaaccactttttctgcttaaaacaatgtattttggtatgaaataataatgttgataaaTTATTGTCCcactttgacattttttccaagtttttattgcatattttgttgtaaatgtcagagtgaacgccctctatgggttgaaacccggctataaaaattaaatgttgCTATTCGCTGCGTGGTTATTACATCACGAACtagcactgttggccccgccccttctattaAAACTGTCACCTGTCGCTGCCATCTGTGGCGAGTAATTGTATTGAGTGGGGAGTTAGCATAGCacagattgttctttggaggtTTTATAGTATGgatgggcgtgtcttaactgctccaggagccccgcccacactcaagaagtttttttttttaatttccaaccTGGACGCACATCAGTGAAAACCTCAGAGTTTAGTTAACGTTAATACTCAAAAcataatgaaatgtttttgttaatttatatattgccactctaaatttaattgatgaaatttgtctcgtaaatatgaaatagtataatattaatattattatgtacatgtcatatacattcatgtgtttGTATGTATATGTGAATGTATAAAGTGTATGTATAAAATTGGTGCAGAATATGTATTGAATGTATATATTACGTCAGTACAAGGACTAGAATCTGATGGACATGTGGATGTTGATGTTATGCAAGTCTAGGTAGGCCTACAAATGCTTgcttttgtttatatatattatatatatatgcatttgctcaaatgttattttgttctttgtgtAATAGCTTGGAAGTAGGGGCAGGACTAGATAAGCGTTAAGCTTCATTCTGACCCTTCTCAAACATTGCTGGGGCTCTTTTAAGTGTGGAACCATtgctttatattgttttatgtttgagataaataaataaataaataaataaataaataaaaaaagatggcCGGACACCTGGTTTGTTGAGAAGACACCTCAGCTCATATTCCACGTCAGCCTGCCTCTCCTCCAGGTTCTGCTGCTTTGCCCTGAAGGCAAGAATGTATAAAAGACTATGTGTGAGGATCAATAAACGTCTGTTTTTCTCCTCTTAATGTACAATTAAAACCAAAGACATGCATAAAGTAGAAGAAGGCATTATTGAGTTTGTATATTCAGTGTAGGTCCTTccaaaaagtctgaaaaactaaaacaaaaacaaaactcttgAAGTCTGAAACGTACGTGTAAACCAGCTCAGCTTCTCGTCGGACTAGAAGGTGTTTGTCATGAatcaaagtgaaccagtccacCAGCAGAtgctcttcatcttcatctaaACACACAGCAGAGGCAGAGAAGCAGATAATCATCATCAGTTTGCTCCTCAAAGCACATTCATTTCTGTTTTGACCATGTGAAGATACCATTGGGGTTTTCTCTGAGCTTCTTCTCCAGCTCCACTCCTCTGTGCTCCAGTTCATCCAGCTGCTTCTCCAGTTGGCTCATCTCCCCGTGAATGTCCTCAACGGGGATGAACTGATCCGACTGCACCTAAACACATGTTTAAAGTTCTACTTTACTTTTGGAACACAAGTAAATACGATTTTACTAATCCATTAGATTGATAaatcgatttatattcctacgatccaactacaaCGATCAGTGCTCGGCTAGTTGGCCTTCCTGATGACACATATCAATCTAGTATTGtgactttatatggatgtgttttaaaagcgcTTTAAATATGATTAATATGATTGGTCGACATGCAGCGATATGCCcgaaaagttcaacaatcccaactctagtGTCGGCCGCGCTGGAGGCAtcggacgcacgtcaaaagcttgaaatctcaagCGGGACCTCTCAACGCTCCTAGAAGAGTGTCAAccatatattgtattgtgtatGTAAACCTGACGCTTTTGACGCTTTCGACtcgtttggtgtgaatgtgcTACAAAGCTTCGAGACATTTGTTGTACCTTGCGTTTGATGAGCGGGAAGCCATGACCAGGCGCTGGAGGTCTCGCAGGTCGAGGACCTTTTGTTGATCTCGTAGATTTGGCAGGAGAAGGAGACCCTTTCCTGTTGAAGGGATTCTCCTTACAAGTACGCTACAAAGAAAGAGTGACATTGAAAGAAGGAACGCACATGGCTGGCGCAGTCAACACATCTTTTCCATACCTTGTTGTGAGCCTGGGCGGCTCCTGCGGCCAAAGGGCTGGGTGTCGTGTTGGGCCGTGGTGGGGCCCCTGGCCCTTTGGTCCCAGGGTTGCGGCTGGTCTGTGGAGTGGCTGGAGCTGAGCTGGTGTTAGACGGCGCAGGAAACGGATTCGGGGAGGAGTGAGGGATGTGCTCGTTGGAGAAGGAAGTCGGGGACGCTGCGGAATCGCACGGTGAACAGATCGAAGGCTCCGAGACACTTTTGGTGAAGGCCTGTTCCTGCTGGCCGCCACCCAGACACACGTGAGAGGAGCTGAGGTCTGAGCCCGATGACAAACTGTCAGTGCTGAGAGCTGGAGAGGGAGAGCAAGAGGAGGGCTGAGAGGGAGAAAGAGCTGCAGGAGGAACCGACGAACCagtaaacaagaaaaaaagcagGAATCAAAGCATTTGGGACACAGAGTAAAGAAAGGAAGTAGAAAGGTTATTCACTAGGATCTTgacttatatttgttttttttaaaaaaatctatgatAAATAAGCAGCACAAACAACTTTAAAGAATTTGCATTAGAAcggtttagttgttatgctgcaaagtcCATGAAACAAACTGTAGcaaagctgaagtcagcatcacatggaaCATTTTtcaatccaagttaaaggcacttttttctctgcagtgtttcccaaactttattacCCCATGTACTCCTTGGCCTTTACTTCTTATCACAAGTATGCCTTAGCTCACGTTatacatcatttatttttctctgctGGCTCGTCTAAAACTCCCTTCCTGTTTattgtccaacattaaccttgaatttaggcctttttattcatttatttctgatgtttttctcattttagaagttgaacttcaccttttgatgtattttaagagttgtgccacaaattgttattgatggatgataaaaaaaagtctgtgtccatgtaaaaaaaaaaatcgatgttaaaaaaaaaaactgtgtaaCCCCTGAGAGGTgtttcaagtacccctaggggtacacgtatcccagtttgggaaccactgcatatgactgagagggagatttttaatcatattattgttgattcaatgtttttactgctgatttgaatgttcttattgattttttaaacttCTAAATGCTTtctattgcactttttattcatgtaaagcacactgaATTGCCTTTTGTGTGAAATGCGCttgacaaatacattttccttgCCTTAACAAACAGGAACATTTAGTGTTGAAGCCATAATGTGATGGTTCCTCACGTTCACTTCCTTGTATTGTGAAGCAGACTTCACTAACCAAAGATTATTCACCTCATAGTAGAAAAGTTTGTTTTAGTCATCTGAAAATGTTTAAGTAaaggactacagatgaaaaatagcattctggataaatctggtacattttctGCATGGACATTAATGTACattgtccctgttaaataaaccaataaaataataataatcaagctTTAGATAGATATCtacagtttttcaaaaacaaaacaaacttttcaacTAAAAAGGGTAATGCCCAGAagcattattaataaaaaagtaaaaaaaaatctatttctcagaaactccctTCCTTGGTGTGCGTAGTTTAAAAAGTGAGGACACACTTTTGCTTTTTCCACCTTTGACTTATTTACtatggagaaagaaagagaagtaAAACCTGTTGAACAAGCCTTTGGACGAGAAGTCAGAGTTCAGTGTTGAGTATGATTCTGTGCATTAGAAACACGTTCATAGATAACATACTGTCTCCTGTTTATCAGTTAGTGATTTAGAGCACTGTGAGGTGGTcaccagatgctttcaagaaactagAAATATTTTCTAACAATTTGATTGAGCCGTATCTTActacttattttcatcactttttcttgccatatttctgctcttttttaatgcatttttgctacattactgccacttctccataaaATTTCCAGgcctttttttgcacattttgggtacttataaaccctttccaccacttttccacctaatgctgaatatgttgatccattattgtcacttttaacctcttttcaccataattcatgcttatttttgccaatttaactacattcacaaattgtcatgctcattatttaccagtttaaaataattgttccaatattgacactttgaacattttttaccacaaagtgataaaaaggggttcacagtgtcaatattggcttaaaagtgggaggggcaaataatgggcatgacaagtcatgaatgtggttatattggcaaaaatattgttcataattataattatatgacatatattatattatcaaACAACGTGTGCAAAAATGGAGTGACAAAGATGTGAGAAAGACTGGTACTCTTAATTTGAAGAAAAGCTCAGGGGGGGTCCATGAGACGGAAAACATTGGTAAACTTGGCCTACGGGACtcccacatcccacaatgcaatgcacaaaccTGTCTGACAATGTAAGTAACCGGAGTGTCAACagtgatcaaaacaaactttcgagcgaCAATATCACGTTttacattggtttttttttcccgagcaaataatctttgatttattaaacTATGAGGCCTAAAAATTAGGGATTTATCTGATTAAACAATTTAATCTCCAGAAACTTTATTCAAAAAGTGtgaaataaagttgttttaaaatgaaactaaTGGTGAATTATGTTGAAATGTAATTACTACAGTATTTATTAGGGGCTTGTTATTATTAGTCATGTTATTGGTGTGGTTTTAGGGCGTTGTGTACCTGTTGGTGGCTGTGGGACACGAGGTGCAGGGCGCTTCTTCCGCCTGCTGCTTCCAGAACTGACAGAGCGAGAGGAACTTCCTGTTGTTGGAGGGGTTTCTGCCCCCGCCGGGTCGGTTGCCTGAGTGATGCTGTACCACGGGTGATTGGCTACCACAGTGGTAGATGGCGCTCCACCTTCACCGCCCTCTTCCTCATTATCGTCATTCACCTCATCATCGTCCTCGAACGGGTTAGCGGGATGAGGAGGCGTGCTGGGTCTGACGTCCTCCCCTTTGTTGAGAGAGGACAGAGAGCCTGTGTTTGGAGTGTGGCCTGTCCAgcagggggaaggggaggggcttttcttcttcttgggtTCTGATTGGACCAGTGCAAGCCAAGGTGGGTCTTTGGGTTTGTGGGAGCCACTGAACAGTGAAGACACAGATAATGATGGAGGGACCACATTTAAACAAAGCTCACCACAAATCACGCGCAGACACGATACCAAGAGAGACAGAACAGTTATGGTGGTATGATGTGACATGAAGACAATGAACAGGAAACACACAGTCAACTCACCTGGAGGGCGACTGCGATCTTTCCCGAGGTTTGGGAGCAGTGGGAGGCTTCAGATGGTTACCTGTAGATTACAGATGGTTTTTAAGAAACAGATCCATCGATTAacaaagattctgattctgcaTCGATTCAGCGTAGAGACTAGGGATagaggtgtgcattgccatgaatctgacaataccaTTCACAATGTGTGcatcacaatacaatataaccTGATTTAtaccaatactaaacaatacgatatacatcgtaTAGTGTTAAACGACAGACATGTGCTGTATAAATATGTATGATACAGTACAAATATATCGTCATTAGGTCTGGGCGATATGGAACAAAAtgtatatctcaatatttttttctcaaaacgaCGATGtaccaatattacattttaatattttaaaaagtataaaGTCTCAGCAGAAAGATCATTAAAATTAGAtaattaaatttgctgatgtaaacagctgcacaatatgtaacagtcttttttctcctctaagggacagcacgtgtgagtgagttctgtagtgcggcttgtttaggggagggTCTGGGTTAGGAGTGGACACACTCAGTaattcatctaactgtgctttttatgatgTTCTCAGAAGTAGCGGaaacagtgactcctaaaacaagtattttaataaaaaataagccataaaataaaaatatattgttataggCGGTATTGTCATTTTCTAGAAAACTCGATGTATCTTgactctcgatatattgcccagaccGACAATTAAGAATCACATTATAATAAAGTTACTTACtctttcatttgatttataCTTACCAGCTTTAAGGCCGTCTGATCCTCGGGGGAGTCTGACCCGAGGTGCAGGTTTAGGGGGAGGGGCGGGCTCAGAAACCCGTCTCGGAGTGGGCACAGGCCGCCCAGCCCCCTCCAAATGAACGATGGGGGGGAGTAGAGACTGGGTCACTGTTTGTTGTTCTAATGTCTGCAGTGTGTGTATCCTCGTGTTCTCCttcctcatcttcatcactcTCATCAAAAGGATTGGGGAGGAGAATCTGATCGTGGCGTTTCCTCCGCCCCTCCCCCGTCATCCCCATCCTTTGGTTTTTCAGAAGTGTCGCCTGTGTCGATTACAGCAGGAGCGACTCCAATAGAGTCACTTCCTGGCATGATGTCATGTTTTTGGCACACAGATGTCGTCTCTTCCTGTTCCTCTTTGGGCGCCACAGCGGAATCAGCTGTGCTGCGACCAACGCCGGCGGCTGACCCTGTGCTCAGATCTGGTTGGCCGTTCTGATTGGATGAGGCGTGCCTGGAGAGGGTGATGTGTACAAACCAAAGTGCCGGAGTCGCTCCCTGACTGTATGATCCAGGAAGCAAAGTGCTGCGACACTCGATGCACCTGAGATAACACAAAGTAGACAGACAGGATTATGTCAAAGATCTCACCACAGCTTTAGCTACGCTAAGCTATGTCCAGTGAATAGGATTAAAATCAGGAAAAGGTTTCAAAGGAAACACTTTGTAAATAATATTTCTTTCtacaatatatactgtatatataaactaGAGAAAAACAATAGTTATCAGTCCAATGTCATAATGTCAGAAAATTGCAAATAATTTTCCGTTTATCCATAATAACAtatgaattaattcatttttaatttattaatcagCAGTCTTCGATATAAACAACAGAACAAGCAACACTCAGCTGAAAGGGTGTAGGTTAAAGCAAAAGCTTGTACACACCTACACCagcacagcaaaaaaaacaaggctCTCTAGATAATATCACCAAAAAATGATTATGAAACTAATcactatttttacaatacacattcaatatatagTCTACACAGTGTGCCAAAGATTTGATCATTTATATCTATagtttatacacacacatcaaaCAGATCTTCATATACGTGCACACttacaaacatatatatatatacacatataaaatattaacattttacagtaaatattaatatacaacgggggggatgaaagacccccccaatcacccaataaacacttgtattaccctcagagggacaacgagaaggatttattaaggtgaaaaaagttacttagttctgctttaaataatacaaaatatagtgGCAATAATTACATTCATTATATACTCtatcataatatatatatttttattatgttgatCAAgtaagtattaataataataaaaataatggcttggatttatgtaGCACTTTTTTTCCAAGAGACTCAAAGGCTTGCCGTTTGGTGCCTCTGACCACCACGCACacttcatacccattcatacgaggcaatgtgggtaaagtgccttgcccaaggacacaatgacaatgacttgaaTAGAGTGGGAGTCGAACCTCCAGCCCTTTGGTTTCTGGATGACCCattctaccactgagccacggtcaccccctcaatatattgttatatcattatatacatattatatattattgctgtccatTGTTGCTCTGCCTTCTTATGCTTATCAacgatatatgatttaaaaactttttaaactggtttaagtttATTCATCCATTATTTAACTCCTGCTATTGTTATACTTGCTATACTTTTCACTGTTATTCTGGCGTACTGCATCTTGAAATGTAGCTTTTCCCCTTAAATTTTATTCCAtctctctctaaaaatcttttctgcaacACGTTGGAAGAGCAGCTTCACCAGAAGTTTCAGAAACTTCGttcattttattgttagttgaagaaacaaaaagatgaatcaaattatttttttaaattggagaCGTGTCAGATTTTCTCAGCTCATGAACGGAGGCCACCTTTACCTGAAACAGTTGCGATGGTAGAGCTTTCCGTCCACTAAAATCCTCTGCACCAGGTGCACGTGTTCATGGCAGGCAGTGCAGGTGCTGCTCAGAGTGCTGCGCGCCACGGCCTCCGTCCCACCCACCGTGGGCTGAATCATCCAATCAGGACACGGGGAGGGGGGAAGACATTAGGGGACAGGAAATGATGGAGAGTAATGAAGGAGGGATCAGACCCCGAGTCAGGATGTGGATGGTTGTTTGCCTTCAGCTAGCTACTTTAGCTATACGCTAACTGCTAGAATTTTCTGGGTAGAACTTAGTTCAGCACAGAAATGCACCAACGTGTGAGAGCCTTAAAAGCTAAAAGCCAACAGTTTGGTCAGGTTAGCTTTCAGTGATAAATAGGATTGTTTTTGggcagcaaataaaaaaagtgcagaACATAAAAACATACTGAGAGTCTGTGTTTGATATACaatagatcaggggtgtcaaactcatttcagttcaggggccaaatacagagcagttttatctcaagtgggccacagactttgtgcaagaaaacaagtaatttcaacattattgtgtcatagtttgcacttctacgcatacataaaatacaaaacatgtatgaaactgacaatatccaagcaataaatcataaatatcagtcccaacaggatcttcaatttaaatttcctagattttgtcattaatttctatctaattaagggaaatattttcataatttgagaaaaatcaaAGGATTTTGtcggaattttgagttttttctactgtttaacattaaaaattattgCAATCATacaatataagcactgggaaaactgtgaagcactgcaaatatatttttactttcttctgtgggccaaattagatgctgtaaaagggctggatttgagcccctgggccatgagtttgacacatgtgcaaaAGACGGTTTGAAAAAAACTTCCCtaactgctttgttttcacCTCCTAATGTCTAGGGTTAAGAGCAGAGGTAGAAGAGCAGGAAAGGGAAGAGGTGGAACCAATTTCCATCTGTGACGGTGGAGGAAGGGTGAGggggtgatgaagaggaggatgaaggaAAGAGATTAAAGGcacaggagagagagaaagaaaaaagagaggagagaggcAGGATACAGAGGCTGCCCACGCAGAATCGtccaaatgtgctttttttttggttattccCTCAGACATGCGTGCAGCACCAAGCTCATGCAGGGAAGTGATGAAGTGATTTTTGAGCTTTGTAACTTTGAGACTCAAAACGTTTATGGTGACTTCTTTAGTTAAATGATTTTTAGTACAATAAGCTTtcaataaaaagtaaaacacattaaatgattGCATGCTTTAGACACATTCTGTTActttaaagaaatgaaatgcAAATCAAGCGGATTCTATAGCACTTTATACGTAGAATAAATCAACCAATCACCTTAAAAACAATATGTGTTTATCATGTTCATCGCCACCTCTTTTTCTTGATGTCATTCACACTTACCTTGGTTTCAACAGCTGCATCTTCAAGAGGGGTTGGAGGTCTTTTCGGGGCCAGTTCAGTCAGACCTACAGAGCTGAGCCTCTTCATGGATGGAGGGTTTGCTGTGGTCCACAACAATGCAGGagtcatttattaaaaatctTAAATCATCACATTAGctctggttctcaaactttttgggtgTTTCCCAATTTGAACGAACTTTCAAGCCCCGCCTGCGCCCACTgcccccccaaataatcctgacaaataacacatttttaaatttattgaaCTAACGCAACAAGTAACGTCATATTTTATAATGAATCTaaaattttaaaactaaattaaatacaaatgttgAAGTGCtgtagtcaaaaatacaggaaataaaaaaacattgtaatctgtgacaaaaagcttaaggaaaaaaaaaaggaaattcagtgCACGTATGAAAcaaactaacagggaacaagtaacgtCATGTTTCATAACGCAACTAACATATTTCCCgaataaattaaaactaaaaaaagaattaaaaataatcacCAGCATGAAAACCAAATGTAAAATTGTTAGGTAATGACTAATAGTTAAGGCAGAACTAAGTATCTTGTGCTGAAAAATCTAATACAACAGTggcactaagggtgctttcacacatatagtcccatgtgaccatgtgaacagtatgaggaagagagacaagtaaaataaatgaatgatgtgggagtaatacggaagggagtgtggaaatgtgtgtgtgtttggtgctaacaaagcagctctgaaaatggatggatggatggatatttgtgtgtgctgcctgatggagtgctgggttgcgagtgtgagCGTGCATACCTGTTGCcacgacgacagtgtgtgtgattgctgtgtgttgctttcATTCCTCGGACAAagatcttctctgccttttttttttgctgactccGCCATGATACagtataagtttgagaaaagtgaatttgtagacaaccgtatGCAgacacggggctggtcataatctagcattagtttgtattggccgtaaagcagtacgtctgccaccaggtcggaggcaggaaagttgcaagtgcggttttcaGGCCAGAGACAGgagggggagatgaaagacccccaatcaccccgtAAACACTTGTaataccctcacagggactacgagaaggatttattaaggtgaaaaagttacttagttctgctttaattagttaaaaatacaggaaataatgaaACACAATCTGTGGCAAAAATCTTAAGAAATCCAAAAAGGATCATTATTATAAATCATTATCTTTGCACTTCAGTTCTCATATTAAATGCAGTCataatttaatgctcttttaatttctgctacatttttaggcttctcattattactttctttgtgtgcaGGCGTTTTGTTCTGTGGGAATGATCTCAGAAAAGCatttggcatgaaattgaaaagtCTGTCGTGCACCCACATGTCGTACTTCTATTCCCCACCAAGGGGGGCGcgccccacactttgagaagcactgcatTAGCTCTTGTGTAAGTAACAAGTCTATGATGATCATAAGAAAACTTACAGTACTAGAAGTACACGCACCTTGAGGCTTGTTATTGAAGAAGTTGTAGTACTGGGACACGTATGTGATGATGCTAAGGCGATCAGGCACTTTCATGGACACCATGTCCTCTGGGTCCAACAGGGCAGGAATCCCCAGCTGTGTTTCGGCCACTTCGAATGCCTGCGTTAACCAAAGATGAAGGAAAGgcaaagattgattgattgatttctgtctttattttgaagatgtaaaatgatgacagaacaatagtttgaaaaatgtaaaaaaaaaatctgaattacaacagcaaaaatagacCATTGATTTGATCCACAAACACTTAAATCGATTTGCATGTGCTTATTTAATTCTACCCCTATATTCACTAccgattttgtatttttaaatataacgAACTGTACAATAAATTACCCATATACCATCATACAAATAATCTACATATTCACAAATAGTCTATAGCTAATCAGTATTACTCAAagtagaaaacaaacaaaaactaaatgaacCATGGTGATTAGTAAAAGTAAATTACCTTTTTATAAACTGAATTATGTTTGAACATTGTTTTAGCTCCACACTCATTCTGTTCCATAGTTTTACTTCACAAATTGACACACAAAAACTTTTTAACGGTGTTTG
Encoded here:
- the micall1a gene encoding LOW QUALITY PROTEIN: MICAL-like protein 1 (The sequence of the model RefSeq protein was modified relative to this genomic sequence to represent the inferred CDS: deleted 2 bases in 2 codons); this encodes MMGSLKALQEWCRIQCENYDHVDVKDMSASFRDGLAFCAIIHRYRPDLIDFGSLSKENVYENNRLAFEVAETQLGIPALLDPEDMVSMKVPDRLSIITYVSQYYNFFNNKPQANPPSMKRLSSVGLTELAPKRPPTPLEDAAVETKPTVGGTEAVARSTLSSTCTACHEHVHLVQRILVDGKLYHRNCFRCIECRSTLLPGSYSQGATPALWFVHITLSRHASSNQNGQPDLSTGSAAGVGRSTADSAVAPKEEQEETTSVCQKHDIMPGSDSIGVAPAVIDTGDTSEKPKDGDDGGGAEETPRSDSPPNPFDESDEDEEGEHEDTHTADIRTTNSDPVSTPPHRHLEGAGRPVPTPRRVSEPAPPPKPAPRVRLPRGSDGLKAGNHLKPPTAPKPRERSQSPSSGSHKPKDPPWLALVQSEPKKKKSPSPSPCWTGHTPNTGSLSSLNKGEDVRPSTPPHPANPFEDDDEVNDDNEEEGGEGGAPSTTVVANHPWYSITQATDPAGAETPPTTGSSSRSVSSGSSRRKKRPAPRVPQPPTALSPSQPSSCSPSPALSTDSLSSGSDLSSSHVCLGGGQQEQAFTKSVSEPSICSPCDSAASPTSFSNEHIPHSSPNPFPAPSNTSSAPATPQTSRNPGTKGPGAPPRPNTTPSPLAAGAAQAHNKRTCKENPFNRKGSPSPAKSTRSTKGPRPARPPAPGHGFPLIKRKVQSDQFIPVEDIHGEMSQLEKQLDELEHRGVELEKKLRENPNDEDEEHLLVDWFTLIHDKHLLVRREAELVYTAKQQNLEERQADVEYELRCLLNKPEKDWSDEDKSREQQLMAELVTIIEQRNQIVNTMDQDRQRGEEEDKVMEEMLKKKDFHKEPENEQQKKKGGKFKPMKALKRLSQKDPGKSPSPRKEKS